A genomic segment from Cyprinus carpio isolate SPL01 chromosome A4, ASM1834038v1, whole genome shotgun sequence encodes:
- the LOC122140942 gene encoding uncharacterized protein LOC122140942, whose translation MEPEFSTKQLERKLLSTNYTACIICQKTDSDAGPLQKLTNHGYPSLLYAVTNRKDDVSYRLDNQLKAQCDFLGRNPLWHTQCRAKYTNRKTVDQKRKKVEKPEGTSFEAELNPEPDNSRPYKKTRMSMPQPIKNKEKCFICGRARTTRGNRSLILIATYDRQNAVWEKANKLEDEEILHKIRGPDGNRCTDMIAEDFRYHKECMTNYLTKRLRSQEKTTTATTPYDAALNQLISWIDEPLFKENAIFFVTALRDEFRKYLESNGVHNVTSYRCQSLIARLRRHYEVGGNCNGCATERMF comes from the coding sequence ATGGAGCCTGAGTTCTCAACCAAGCAGCTGGAGAGAAAGCTGCTCAGTACCAACTATACTGCTTGCATAATATGTCAGAAAACAGACAGTGACGCTGGTCCTCTTCAGAAACTGACAAATCACGGCTACCCTTCCCTCCTATATGCTGTAACCAACAGAAAGGATGATGTCTCATACAGACTTGACAATCAGCTGAAAGCTCAATGTGACTTTCTGGGGAGGAATCCTTTGTGGCACACACAATGTCGTGCGAAGTACACAAATCGTAAAACTGTTGACCAGAAGAGGAAAAAAGTTGAAAAGCCAGAAGGCACTTCATTTGAAGCAGAACTTAATCCTGAGCCAGACAACAGCAGGCCTTATAAAAAAACAAGGATGTCAATGCCACAGCCCATCAAAAACAAGGAAAAGTGCTTCATTTGTGGAAGAGCACGCACGACCAGGGGGAATAGATCCCTCATTTTGATCGCCACTTATGACAGACAGAATGCAGTATgggaaaaagcaaacaaacttgAAGATGAAGAGATACTACACAAGATTCGTGGTCCTGATGGAAACAGGTGTACTGATATGATTGCTGAAGACTTCCGATACCACAAGGAATGCATGACCAACTACCTGACAAAGCGTCTTCGTTCACAGGAAAAGACTACTACTGCCACCACTCCATATGATGCTGCACTCAACCAACTCATATCTTGGATAGATGAGCCCCTTTTCAAAGAGAATGCCATATTCTTCGTTACAGCTTTGAGGGATGAATTCCGTAAATACTTGGAAAGCAATGGAGTTCACAATGTTACCTCATATAGATGTCAATCCTTGATTGCCCGCCTTAGAAGGCACTATGAAGTAGGTGGCAATTGTAATGGTTGTGCCACAGAAAGGATGTTCTAG